From Streptomyces sp. NBC_00690, a single genomic window includes:
- a CDS encoding response regulator transcription factor, whose product MTTTSPRRRTEMLRPDGTPVRVLIVDDEAALSELLSMALRYEGWEVHSADDGADAIRSVREFRPDAVVLNAQLPDMDGLSALRQVRREVPDVPVLFLTPENAAVERIAGLTAGGDDVVAKPFSLEDLVARLRGLIRRSGTTTARPESLLCVGDLLLDEDSHEVSRTGLSIHLTATEFELLRYLMRNPRRVLSKAQILDRVWSYDFGGQANVVELYISYLRKKIDAGRPPMIHTRRGAGYLIKPGE is encoded by the coding sequence ATGACCACGACTTCGCCCCGGAGACGTACCGAGATGCTCAGGCCGGACGGCACCCCCGTCCGCGTGCTCATCGTGGACGACGAGGCAGCACTGAGCGAGCTCTTGTCGATGGCCCTGCGCTATGAGGGGTGGGAGGTGCACAGCGCCGATGACGGCGCCGACGCGATCCGTTCGGTACGGGAGTTCCGGCCGGACGCCGTGGTCCTCAACGCACAACTGCCCGACATGGACGGGCTCTCGGCCCTGCGGCAAGTGCGCAGGGAGGTTCCCGATGTGCCCGTACTCTTCCTCACCCCGGAGAACGCCGCCGTCGAGCGCATCGCGGGACTGACGGCGGGCGGCGACGACGTCGTCGCCAAGCCCTTCTCGTTGGAGGACCTGGTGGCCAGGCTCCGCGGGCTGATCAGACGGTCGGGCACCACAACCGCGCGCCCGGAGTCCCTGCTCTGCGTGGGCGACCTCCTCCTCGACGAGGACAGTCATGAGGTCAGCCGTACTGGGCTGTCGATCCATCTGACGGCCACCGAGTTCGAGTTGCTGCGGTATCTGATGCGCAACCCCCGCCGGGTGCTGAGCAAGGCGCAGATCCTCGACCGCGTCTGGTCATACGACTTCGGCGGCCAGGCGAACGTGGTCGAGCTCTACATCTCCTACCTCCGCAAGAAGATCGACGCCGGCCGGCCCCCCATGATCCACACCCGTAGGGGCGCGGGCTATCTGATCAAGCCCGGAGAGTAG